In Dermacentor albipictus isolate Rhodes 1998 colony chromosome 6, USDA_Dalb.pri_finalv2, whole genome shotgun sequence, the following proteins share a genomic window:
- the Naus gene encoding CTTNBP2 N-terminal-like protein isoform X4, translated as MAGRGALKSQPGSAACSYEGFDKLSSSTLKRHPKMELCKADLLKLLSVLEGELQAREIVIAVLKAEQVKQLLYPRKAGANGASGSDPWAALQRDVLNAYDGRFDMTSVRALHGLQLHHLEQLIALHRRVQARNRDELRALEQRCAKLCRELEEEKGKRAQDTAQGDNVTFLLEKEREHLRHEVDLERQQSRRLEKDLQQANEALEMERSRQKQMVLLLLAERKRLIVRLIQERQRGDQLLQGLKDEKARSSEMVEGLEEESKRSLQMEEELERQAADFELERERFQTQVAELKAQNAQQQLELERLRQEAERLVPPPAPAPPPLGEGVRSATIITPASAPAPTVRAAVPTPTPPRGVAVGPKVPPSATKAPPPTVPQVPPKPTPDRTLVKKPVGPTTPGTAGIASATGTILRPTPPPVPPNKPVLQRKDLGPKPPVPPRTVPDTAQKQHGSPACH; from the exons ATGGCGGGTCGCGGGGCGCTCAAGTCCCAGCCCGGCTCGGCCGCCTGCTCCTACGAGGGATTTGACAAGCTGTCCAGCAGCACGCTCAAG aggcACCCTAAGATGGAACTATGTAAAGCTGACCTCCTCAAGCTACTCAGTGTGCTTGAGGGTGAACTTCAGGCTCGAGAAATTGTGATCGCTGTACTGAAG GCCGAGCAGGTGAAGCAGCTACTGTACCCGCGAAAGGCAGGCGCCAACGGCGCATCGGGCAGCGACCCCTGGGCAGCCCTGCAACGGGACGTGCTCAATGCCTACGATGGGCGATTCGACATGACCTCGGTGCGAGCTCTACACGGTCTTCAACTGCACCACTTGGAACAACTCATCGCGTTGCACCGGCGGGTCCAGGCGCGCAACCGAGATGAGCTCCGAGCATTGGAACAGCGCTGTGCAAAG CTCTGCCGGGAGCTGGAAGAGGAAAAAGGGAAACGGGCGCAGGACACGGCCCAGGGCGACAACGTGACCTTTCTGCTAGAGAAGGAACGAGAGCACCTTCGCCATGAGGTGGACCTCGAGAGGCAGCAGAGCCGGAGGCTCGAGAAGGACCTCCAGCAG GCGAATGAAGCACTTGAAATGGAGCGAAGTCGACAGAAGCAGATGGTATTGCTCCTCCTGGCCGAAAGAAAGCGGTTAATTGTGCGACTAATCCAGGAACGGCAACGGGGAGATCAACTTCTTCAG GGCTTAAAGGACGAAAAGGCTCGGTCGTCCGAAATGGTGGAAGGCCTGGAAGAGGAGAGTAAACGGTCGCTCCAGATGGAGGAGGAATTGGAGCGGCAAGCAGCGGACTTTGAGCTGGAGAGGGAACGCTTCCAGACACAG GTGGCTGAGCTGAAGGCGCAGAATGCCCAGCAGCAGTTAGAGCTGGAGCGACTGCGGCAGGAGGCAGAGCGCTTGGTTCCGCCCCCCGCACCCGCACCTCCACCCCTTGGAGAGGGGGTCCGCAGTGCCACCATCATCACCCCTGCCAGCGCACCTGCACCCACTGTCAGGGCGGCTGTTCCCACTCCGACCCCACCCCGGGGGGTGGCAGTCGGCCCCAAGGTCCCGCCCTCTGCAACCAAGGCTCCACCCCCGACAGTGCCGCAG GTGCCGCCAAAGCCAACTCCCGACCGGACTCTGGTCAAAAAGCCAGTAGGACCGACGACACCAGGCACAGCCGGCATAGCGTCAGCGACTGGGACCATTCTGAGGCCCACCCCGCCCCCCGTGCCGCCCAACAAGCCAGTGCTACAGCGCAAGGATCTGGGACCGAAGCCTCCTGTGCCCCCCCGGACGGTGCCAGACACAGCACAG
- the Naus gene encoding CTTNBP2 N-terminal-like protein isoform X3 has product MAGRGALKSQPGSAACSYEGFDKLSSSTLKRHPKMELCKADLLKLLSVLEGELQAREIVIAVLKAEQVKQLLYPRKAGANGASGSDPWAALQRDVLNAYDGRFDMTSVRALHGLQLHHLEQLIALHRRVQARNRDELRALEQRCAKLCRELEEEKGKRAQDTAQGDNVTFLLEKEREHLRHEVDLERQQSRRLEKDLQQANEALEMERSRQKQMVLLLLAERKRLIVRLIQERQRGDQLLQGLKDEKARSSEMVEGLEEESKRSLQMEEELERQAADFELERERFQTQVAELKAQNAQQQLELERLRQEAERLVPPPAPAPPPLGEGVRSATIITPASAPAPTVRAAVPTPTPPRGVAVGPKVPPSATKAPPPTVPQVPPKPTPDRTLVKKPVGPTTPGTAGIASATGTILRPTPPPVPPNKPVLQRKDLGPKPPVPPRTVPDTAQVGGGFTSSPARYVRCMMASPTERVGPATASASGLDLIGPELADFQSVLVSMAMEKPNSPLRSGS; this is encoded by the exons ATGGCGGGTCGCGGGGCGCTCAAGTCCCAGCCCGGCTCGGCCGCCTGCTCCTACGAGGGATTTGACAAGCTGTCCAGCAGCACGCTCAAG aggcACCCTAAGATGGAACTATGTAAAGCTGACCTCCTCAAGCTACTCAGTGTGCTTGAGGGTGAACTTCAGGCTCGAGAAATTGTGATCGCTGTACTGAAG GCCGAGCAGGTGAAGCAGCTACTGTACCCGCGAAAGGCAGGCGCCAACGGCGCATCGGGCAGCGACCCCTGGGCAGCCCTGCAACGGGACGTGCTCAATGCCTACGATGGGCGATTCGACATGACCTCGGTGCGAGCTCTACACGGTCTTCAACTGCACCACTTGGAACAACTCATCGCGTTGCACCGGCGGGTCCAGGCGCGCAACCGAGATGAGCTCCGAGCATTGGAACAGCGCTGTGCAAAG CTCTGCCGGGAGCTGGAAGAGGAAAAAGGGAAACGGGCGCAGGACACGGCCCAGGGCGACAACGTGACCTTTCTGCTAGAGAAGGAACGAGAGCACCTTCGCCATGAGGTGGACCTCGAGAGGCAGCAGAGCCGGAGGCTCGAGAAGGACCTCCAGCAG GCGAATGAAGCACTTGAAATGGAGCGAAGTCGACAGAAGCAGATGGTATTGCTCCTCCTGGCCGAAAGAAAGCGGTTAATTGTGCGACTAATCCAGGAACGGCAACGGGGAGATCAACTTCTTCAG GGCTTAAAGGACGAAAAGGCTCGGTCGTCCGAAATGGTGGAAGGCCTGGAAGAGGAGAGTAAACGGTCGCTCCAGATGGAGGAGGAATTGGAGCGGCAAGCAGCGGACTTTGAGCTGGAGAGGGAACGCTTCCAGACACAG GTGGCTGAGCTGAAGGCGCAGAATGCCCAGCAGCAGTTAGAGCTGGAGCGACTGCGGCAGGAGGCAGAGCGCTTGGTTCCGCCCCCCGCACCCGCACCTCCACCCCTTGGAGAGGGGGTCCGCAGTGCCACCATCATCACCCCTGCCAGCGCACCTGCACCCACTGTCAGGGCGGCTGTTCCCACTCCGACCCCACCCCGGGGGGTGGCAGTCGGCCCCAAGGTCCCGCCCTCTGCAACCAAGGCTCCACCCCCGACAGTGCCGCAG GTGCCGCCAAAGCCAACTCCCGACCGGACTCTGGTCAAAAAGCCAGTAGGACCGACGACACCAGGCACAGCCGGCATAGCGTCAGCGACTGGGACCATTCTGAGGCCCACCCCGCCCCCCGTGCCGCCCAACAAGCCAGTGCTACAGCGCAAGGATCTGGGACCGAAGCCTCCTGTGCCCCCCCGGACGGTGCCAGACACAGCACAGGTGGGTGGTGGCTTCACTTCGAGCCCCGCCCGTTACGTTCGCTGCATGATGGCG
- the Naus gene encoding CTTNBP2 N-terminal-like protein isoform X5 produces MAGRGALKSQPGSAACSYEGFDKLSSSTLKRHPKMELCKADLLKLLSVLEGELQAREIVIAVLKAEQVKQLLYPRKAGANGASGSDPWAALQRDVLNAYDGRFDMTSVRALHGLQLHHLEQLIALHRRVQARNRDELRALEQRCAKLCRELEEEKGKRAQDTAQGDNVTFLLEKEREHLRHEVDLERQQSRRLEKDLQQANEALEMERSRQKQMVLLLLAERKRLIVRLIQERQRGDQLLQGLKDEKARSSEMVEGLEEESKRSLQMEEELERQAADFELERERFQTQVAELKAQNAQQQLELERLRQEAERLVPPPAPAPPPLGEGVRSATIITPASAPAPTVRAAVPTPTPPRGVAVGPKVPPSATKAPPPTVPQVPPKPTPDRTLVKKPVGPTTPGTAGIASATGTILRPTPPPVPPNKPVLQRKDLGPKPPVPPRTVPDTAQGGVQR; encoded by the exons ATGGCGGGTCGCGGGGCGCTCAAGTCCCAGCCCGGCTCGGCCGCCTGCTCCTACGAGGGATTTGACAAGCTGTCCAGCAGCACGCTCAAG aggcACCCTAAGATGGAACTATGTAAAGCTGACCTCCTCAAGCTACTCAGTGTGCTTGAGGGTGAACTTCAGGCTCGAGAAATTGTGATCGCTGTACTGAAG GCCGAGCAGGTGAAGCAGCTACTGTACCCGCGAAAGGCAGGCGCCAACGGCGCATCGGGCAGCGACCCCTGGGCAGCCCTGCAACGGGACGTGCTCAATGCCTACGATGGGCGATTCGACATGACCTCGGTGCGAGCTCTACACGGTCTTCAACTGCACCACTTGGAACAACTCATCGCGTTGCACCGGCGGGTCCAGGCGCGCAACCGAGATGAGCTCCGAGCATTGGAACAGCGCTGTGCAAAG CTCTGCCGGGAGCTGGAAGAGGAAAAAGGGAAACGGGCGCAGGACACGGCCCAGGGCGACAACGTGACCTTTCTGCTAGAGAAGGAACGAGAGCACCTTCGCCATGAGGTGGACCTCGAGAGGCAGCAGAGCCGGAGGCTCGAGAAGGACCTCCAGCAG GCGAATGAAGCACTTGAAATGGAGCGAAGTCGACAGAAGCAGATGGTATTGCTCCTCCTGGCCGAAAGAAAGCGGTTAATTGTGCGACTAATCCAGGAACGGCAACGGGGAGATCAACTTCTTCAG GGCTTAAAGGACGAAAAGGCTCGGTCGTCCGAAATGGTGGAAGGCCTGGAAGAGGAGAGTAAACGGTCGCTCCAGATGGAGGAGGAATTGGAGCGGCAAGCAGCGGACTTTGAGCTGGAGAGGGAACGCTTCCAGACACAG GTGGCTGAGCTGAAGGCGCAGAATGCCCAGCAGCAGTTAGAGCTGGAGCGACTGCGGCAGGAGGCAGAGCGCTTGGTTCCGCCCCCCGCACCCGCACCTCCACCCCTTGGAGAGGGGGTCCGCAGTGCCACCATCATCACCCCTGCCAGCGCACCTGCACCCACTGTCAGGGCGGCTGTTCCCACTCCGACCCCACCCCGGGGGGTGGCAGTCGGCCCCAAGGTCCCGCCCTCTGCAACCAAGGCTCCACCCCCGACAGTGCCGCAG GTGCCGCCAAAGCCAACTCCCGACCGGACTCTGGTCAAAAAGCCAGTAGGACCGACGACACCAGGCACAGCCGGCATAGCGTCAGCGACTGGGACCATTCTGAGGCCCACCCCGCCCCCCGTGCCGCCCAACAAGCCAGTGCTACAGCGCAAGGATCTGGGACCGAAGCCTCCTGTGCCCCCCCGGACGGTGCCAGACACAGCACAG